In the genome of Triticum urartu cultivar G1812 chromosome 5, Tu2.1, whole genome shotgun sequence, one region contains:
- the LOC125510088 gene encoding cell division cycle 5-like protein, with product MRIMIKGGVWKNTEDEILKAAVMKYGKNQWARISSLLVRKSAKQCKARWYEWLDPSIKKTEWTREEDEKLLHLAKLMPTQWRTIAPIVGRTPSQCLERYEKLLDAACAKDENYEPNDDPRKLRPGEIDPNPESKPARPDPVDMDEDEKEMLSEARARLANTRGKKAKRKAREKQLEEARRLASLQKRRELKAAGIDNRHKKRKRKGIDYNAEIPFEKRPPPGFYDTVGEDRPLEHVQFPTTIEELEGRRRVDVEAQLRKQDIAKNKILQRQDAPAAIMQANKLNDPEAVTRRSKLMLPPPQISDHELEEIAKMGNAGDPALAEELGEGSTATRTLLANYSQTPRLGMTPLRTPQRTPGGKGDAIMMEAENLARLRESQTPLLGGDNPELHPSDFSGVTPRKKEIQTPNPMATPLASPGPGVTPRIGLTPSRDGNSFGLTPKGTPFRDELHINEEVEMQDSAQLELRRQAELRRGLRSGFASIPQPKNEYQIVMPPITEEKEEAEERIEEDMSDRLARERAEEQARQEALLRKRSKVLQRSLPRPPAASVEILRQSLIKGGESRSTFVPPTSLEQADELINEELLRLLEHDNAKYPLDEQTQREKKKGSKRQTNGSAFVPEIEGFDEHELKEASSMVEEEIQYLRVAMGHENESFEDFVKSHDACQEDLMFFPANNSYGLASVAGNADKISALQHEFEMVKKRMDDEAKKASRLEQKIKLLTQGYQARAAKLGSQIQDTFKQMNTAATELECFQELQKQEQMAGAYRVRNLSEEVNKQKALEQTLQSRYGDLLSGYQSIHEQLEEHKRLLKLQEEAIEAEKRAKEEAIEAENRAKEAALEAENRAKEEAIEAENRAKEALEAETRAKEEEAAARNRAAEEENERKNHDIEEESGKMTTITDEEAAGSKGDQMDMDNADVAGELVGPIPPLPDTQVDNDGASIEQSTSNAQSGDTVTVNEGAIDKVDSSKLDGQDNTSCSMDIDAGSQEEGKNVLAAAATSVDVGNTPVSSDQAVSNEGSDAVHAPVSSDQAVSNEGSDAVHAPVSSDQAAPNEESGAVPE from the exons ACTGAGTGGACAAGGGAAGAGGATGAGAAGCTGCTCCATCTTGCTAAGCTGATGCCTACTCAATGGAGGACTATTGCACCTATTGTGGGTCGAACACCATCCCAGTGTCTCGAGCGTTATGAAAAATTGCTTGATGCTGCCTGTGCAAAGGATGAGAATTATGAGCCTAATGATGACCCAAGAAAGTTGCGACCTGGGGAGATTGATCCAAACCCCGAGTCAAAACCTGCACGTCCAGATCCTGTTGACATGGACGAAGATGAAAAGGAAATGCTTTCTGAGGCAAGGGCTCGCTTAGCTAACACCAGGGGTAAAAAGGCAAAACGGAAGGCAAGAGAGAAACAGCTTGAAGAGGCGAGGCGGCTTGCATCACTGCAAAAAAGGAGAGAACTGAAGGCAGCTGGTATTGACAACCGGCacaaaaaaagaaagagaaagggAATTGACTATAATGCCGAGATCCCTTTTGAAAAGAGACCCCCTCCAGGCTTTTATGATACAGTGGGTGAGGACAGGCCACTTGAGCATGTGCAGTTTCCAACTACGATTGAGGAGCTTGAAGGGAGGAGAAGAGTGGATGTAGAGGCTCAATTGAGAAAGCAAGACATTGCCAAGAACAAGATTCTGCAGAGGCAGGATGCTCCTGCCGCAATAATGCAAGCAAATAAACTCAATGACCCAGAAGCTGTCACGAgaaggtccaaactaatgcttcCACCACCCCAAATTTCTGATCATGAATTGGAGGAGATTGCAAAGATGGGCAATGCTGGTGATCCTGCTCTAGCCGAGGAGCTTGGTGAAGGAAGTACTGCCACCAGGACACTGCTTGCAAATTATTCCCAGACTCCAAGGCTTGGTATGACACCATTGCGAACGCCGCAACGAACGCCAGGTGGGAAAGGTGATGCTATTATGATGGAGGCAGAGAATCTTGCACGTTTAAGGGAATCACAAACACCTCTTTTAGGAGGTGATAACCCAGAGCTTCACCCATCAGATTTCTCAGGCGTTACACCACGTAAGAAAGAGATACAGACTCCGAATCCCATGGCAACGCCTCTGGCTAGCCCTGGCCCTGGTGTTACCCCAAGGATTGGTTTGACACCGTCCAGAGATGGAAATTCCTTTGGGTTAACTCCAAAAGGAACCCCTTTCAGGGATGAGCTTCACATAAATGAAGAGGTGGAAATGCAGGACAGCGCTCAGCTTGAGCTTCGTAGGCAAGCAGAGTTAAGAAGAGGTCTGCGGTCTGGTTTTGCTTCTATTCCACAGCCTAAGAATGAGTACCAGATAGTTATGCCACCTATCACAGAGGAGAAGGAAGAAGCTGAAGAGAGAATTGAAGAGGATATGTCAGACAGGTTAGCACGAGAAAGGGCTGAGGAACAAGCAAGGCAGGAGGCATTGCTCAGAAAGAGGTCCAAAGTGTTGCAGAGGAGTTTGCCTAGGCCACCTGCTGCTTCAGTGGAGATTCTCCGGCAATCTCTTATTAAAGGTGGTGAAAGCAGAAGTACCTTTGTGCCTCCTACATCACTTGAACAAGCTGACGAGCTAATAAATGAGGAACTCCTTAGGCTCCTTGAGCATGATAATGCTAAATATCCTCTTGATGAACAAACTcaaagagagaaaaagaaaggGAGCAAGCGTCAGACAAATGGGTCAGCTTTCGTCCCTGAAATCGAAGGTTTTGATGAGCATGAGCTAAAAGAG GCAAGTTCTATGGTTGAGGAGGAGATTCAGTATCTTCGTGTGGCCATGGGCCATGAAAATGAATCTTTTGAGGATTTTGTAAAGTCACATGATGCATGCCAAGAGGACCTTATGTTTTTCCCTGCTAACAACAGCTATGGCCTTGCTAGTGTTGCTGGAAATGCTGATAAAATTTCTGCTTTGCAACATGAGTTTGAAATGGTGAAGAAGAGAATGGACGATGAGGCAAAGAAAGCCTCTCGGCTTGAGCAGAAGATCAAACTGCTGACACAAGGATACCAG GCACGAGCTGCAAAATTGGGGTCACAGATCCAGGACACCTTCAAGCAGATGAACACTGCAGCCACAGAACTTGAATGCTTCCAAGAGTTGCAGAAACAAGAACAGATGGCTGGTGCCTATCGTGTGAGAAATTTGTCTGAAGAAGTGAATAAACAGAAAGCACTAGAACAGACTCTCCAGAGCCGCTATGGTGATCTGTTGTCTGGTTACCAGAGCATCCATGAACAACTTGAGGAGCACAAGAGGCTACTTAAGCTACAGGAGGAGGCAATAGAGGCAGAAAAGCGTGCTAAGGAGGAGGCAATAGAGGCAGAAAACCGTGCTAAGGAGGCGGCATTAGAGGCAGAAAACCGTGCTAAGGAGGAGGCAATAGAGGCAGAAAACCGTGCTAAGGAGGCATTAGAGGCAGAAACCCGTGCTAAGGAGGAGGAAGCTGCAGCTCGAAATCGTGCTGCTGAGgaagaaaatgagaggaagaatcATGACATTGAAGAGGAATCAGGAAAGATGACTACAATTACCGATGAAGAAGCTGCAGGAAGCAAAGGGGATCAGATGGATATGGACAATGCTGATGTAGCTGGAGAACTTGTAGGTCCAATTCCTCCATTGCCTGACACTCAAGTGGATAACGATGGGGCTTCAATTGAACAGAGTACTTCTAATGCTCAGAGTGGTGACACCGTTACTGTGAATGAGGGAGCCATTGACAAGGTCGATTCATCCAAATTAGATGGTCAGGACAATACCAGTTGTAGCATGGATATTGATGCTGGTAGCCAGGAAGAGGGAAAAAATGTTCTCGCGGCTGCTGCTACAAGTGTAGATGTAGGGAACACACCTGTATCTTCAGATCAAGCTGTCTCGAATGAAGGGAGTGATGCGGTTCACGCACCTGTATCTTCAGATCAAGCTGTCTCGAATGAAGGGAGTGACGCGGTTCACGCACCTGTATCTTCGGATCAAGCTGCGCCAAATGAAGAGAGCGGCGCGGTTCCTGAATAA
- the LOC125510089 gene encoding serine carboxypeptidase-like 2, whose amino-acid sequence MDMCMGMAKLLLLLLLVVTAGHGHAAAAAGKERNTITHVKGFDGPLPFALETGYVEVDEAHGAELFYYFIQSERSPREDPLILWITGGPGCSALSGLLFEIGPLKFDVAGYTEGFPRLVYFEDSWTRVSNVIFLDAPVGTGFSYAREEEGLDVSLTGTGTHLRVFLQRWIADHPEFASNPLYIGGDSYSGYTVPVAALEIADQPDKGGLNLKGYLVGNAGTDDKYDSGGKIPFMHGMGLISDELYEAAKGSCGGDFVTTPRNAQCANALMAITMATFAVNPVHILEPMCGLALRPPTPISSILSTGTRRRSARLLVQEADRLALPVECRDNGYRLSYAWADDAEVRATLGIREGSVGAWSRCVTLTHFRHDVASTVPYHTNLTRRGYRALVYNGDHDMDMTFVGTQAWIRTLGYPAVAPWRPWYANRQVAGFTTEYAHNLTFATVKGGGHTAPEYRPKECLAMLDRWTSADGRL is encoded by the coding sequence ATGGACATGTGCATGGGCATGGCcaagctgctgctgctgctgctcctcgTGGTCACCGCCGGCCACGGccacgcggcggcggcggcggggaaggagAGGAACACTATCACGCACGTCAAGGGGTTCGACGGCCCGCTGCCCTTCGCCCTGGAGACCGGGTACGTGGAGGTGGACGAGGCGCACGGCGCCGAGCTCTTCTACTACTTCATCCAGTCGGAGCGCAGCCCGCGGGAGGACCCGCTCATCCTCTGGATCACCGGCGGCCCCGGCTGCTCCGCGCTCTCCGGGCTCCTCTTCGAGATCGGGCCCCTCAAGTTCGACGTGGCGGGGTACACCGAGGGCTTCCCGCGCCTCGTCTACTTCGAGGACTCGTGGACCCGGGTCAGCAACGTCATCTTCCTCGACGCGCCCGTCGGCACCGGCTTCTCCTACGCGCGCGAGGAGGAGGGCCTCGACGTCAGCCTCACCGGCACCGGCACGCACCTCCGGGTCTTCCTGCAGCGGTGGATCGCGGATCATCCTGAGTTCGCCTCCAACCCGCTCTACATCGGCGGCGACTCCTACTCCGGGTACACCGTCCCCGTGGCCGCGCTCGAGATCGCCGACCAGCCGGATAAGGGAGGCCTGAACCTCAAGGGCTACCTGGTGGGCAACGCCGGCACCGACGACAAGTACGACTCCGGCGGCAAGATCCCCTTCATGCACGGCATGGggctcatctccgacgagctctaCGAGGCGGCGAAGGGTAGCTGCGGCGGGGACTTCGTGACGACGCCCCGGAACGCGCAGTGCGCCAACGCGCTGATGGCGATCACCATGGCCACCTTCGCCGTCAACCCGGTGCACATCCTCGAGCCCATGTGCGGGCTGGCGCTGCGCCCTCCGACCCCGATCAGCAGCATCCTCTCCACGGGCACGAGGAGACGGTCGGCGAGGCTGCTGGTGCAGGAGGCGGACCGGCTGGCGCTCCCGGTGGAGTGCCGGGACAACGGGTACCGGCTGTCGTACGCctgggcggacgacgcggaggtGAGGGCGACGCTGGGCATCCGGGAGGGGTCGGTCGGCGCGTGGAGCCGGTGCGTGACGCTGACGCACTTCCGGCACGACGTGGCCAGCACCGTGCCCTACCACACCAACCTGACGCGGCGCGGCTACCGGGCGCTGGTGTACAACGGCGACCACGACATGGACATGACCTTCGTGGGCACGCAGGCGTGGATCCGGACGCTAGGGTACCCCGCGGTGGCGCCGTGGCGGCCGTGGTACGCCAACCGGCAGGTCGCGGGCTTCACGACGGAGTACGCCCACAACCTCACCTTCGCCACCGTCAAGGGCGGCGGCCACACCGCGCCCGAGTACCGCCCCAAGGAGTGCCTCGCCATGCTCGACAGGTGGACCTCCGCCGACGGCAGGCTCTGA